CGCGCCCGTCCCCGCCGCCATATCGGGACCGCCTGTCCAGCAGGGCCCCCCGCAGATGGGCCAGCCGCAGCTGCCCGGTGGCCCCCCGCAGCTTCCCGCCGGCCCCGGCGGTCACGGCCCCGGCCCCGGTGGACACCCCGGTCACGGCCCCGGTCCCCAGGGACAGCACGGCCCCGGCCCCATGCAGGGACAGATGCAGGGCCAGATGCAAGGGCAGATGCAGGGCGGCCCCATGCAGGGACAGATGCAGGGGCAGATGCCCGGCCAGATGCAGGGCGGCCCCATGGGCGGTCCGATGGGTGGACCGATGGGCGGCCCCATGGGGCACGGCCCCGGCCCCGGTCAGGGCGGTCCCGGCGGCGACAGCGCCGCGCGTGTGCTCTCGCTGGCCCAGCAGACCGCCGACCAGGCGATCGCGGAGGCCCGGTCCGAGGCCAACAAGATCGTCGGTGAGGCACGCAGCCGCGCCGAGGGTCTGGAGCGGGACGCCCGTGCGAAGGCGGACGCCCTGGAGCGGGACGCGCAGGAGAAGCACCGCGTCGCGATGGGCTCCCTGGAGTCCGCGCGGGCGACGCTGGAACGCAAGGTCGAGGATCTGCGCGGCTTCGAGCGCGAGTACCGGACACGGCTGAAGTCGTACCTGGAGAGCCAGCTCCGTCAGCTGGAGACCCAGGCCGACGACTCGCTGGCCCCGCCGCGTACGCCGGCCGCGGCCTCACTGCCGCCGTCGCCGTCCATGGCACCGGCCGGTGCGGGCGCGATGGGGCACACCATGGGCGGCAACCCGTCCATGGGCGGCGGCCACGGGCCCTCGGGCGGACCGTCGTACGGGAACCAGCAGCAGATGTCCCCGGCGATGACCCAGCCGATGGCACCGGTCCGGCCGCAGGCGCCGCAGCCCATGCAGCCGATGCAG
Above is a window of Streptomyces sp. NBC_01498 DNA encoding:
- a CDS encoding DivIVA domain-containing protein; its protein translation is MPLTPEDVRNKQFTTVRLREGYDEDEVDAFLDEVEAELTRLLRENEDLRAKLAAATRAAAQNQQQQQQQGMRKPPEQQERPGAPVPAAISGPPVQQGPPQMGQPQLPGGPPQLPAGPGGHGPGPGGHPGHGPGPQGQHGPGPMQGQMQGQMQGQMQGGPMQGQMQGQMPGQMQGGPMGGPMGGPMGGPMGHGPGPGQGGPGGDSAARVLSLAQQTADQAIAEARSEANKIVGEARSRAEGLERDARAKADALERDAQEKHRVAMGSLESARATLERKVEDLRGFEREYRTRLKSYLESQLRQLETQADDSLAPPRTPAAASLPPSPSMAPAGAGAMGHTMGGNPSMGGGHGPSGGPSYGNQQQMSPAMTQPMAPVRPQAPQPMQPMQQAPSPMRGFLIDEDDN